A genomic segment from Pistricoccus aurantiacus encodes:
- a CDS encoding PHA/PHB synthase family protein, with protein MARKSRQTRSGGETASSLPQRPLAPTTGTPKKEEAHRSAMEANQAASDLSSEDFFQRWDEQVHAAMAKFTAGVSPASIRQAYSDWWWHLLLSPGKQAQLALQMQRSMVRFAQYAAEAASNPQCEPCVEPLAQDDRFEDSEWQQWPFNVIHQGFLLTQQWWQEASTGVPGMTRHHDEVVTFIGRQLLDMVSPANNPWTNPVVMKRTLEQGGRNLLEGAANAQEDIQRFVNHQPPVGAEKFTPGEAVAVTPGKVIYRNQLIELIQYSPTTGKVQKEPLLIIPAWVMKYYILDLSPENSLVRYLVDQGHTVFMVSWKNPGSAERDLGLEDYRELGIMEALEAVNAVVPNQKVHAVGYCLGGTLLSIAAAVMARQEDDRLASLTLFASLTDFEEAGELELFIDDSQVHFLEDAMREQGYLEDWQMKGAFQLLQSNDLIWSRVVREYLMGERMGTFDLMAWSTDGTRMPYRMHSEYLRRLYLANELALGRYRTNDHPVLLGDITLPGFLVATRKDHIAPWRSVYRNQLLLGGDLTFVLTSGGHNAGVVSEPGHKHRVYQIADKPADAPYVGAHTWYEQVPEREGSWWPEWQAWLLEHSSGETTPPSMGNPDKGYAPIEDAPGRYVLER; from the coding sequence ATGGCAAGGAAATCCCGGCAGACTCGGTCAGGCGGCGAAACCGCCTCTTCCCTACCCCAGCGTCCTCTGGCGCCGACCACCGGCACTCCCAAGAAGGAGGAAGCCCATAGAAGCGCGATGGAGGCCAACCAGGCGGCAAGTGACCTCTCCAGCGAGGATTTCTTCCAGCGTTGGGATGAGCAGGTGCATGCGGCGATGGCCAAGTTCACCGCCGGGGTGTCGCCGGCCTCGATCCGCCAGGCCTATAGCGACTGGTGGTGGCATTTGCTGCTGTCTCCGGGCAAGCAGGCGCAGCTGGCCCTGCAGATGCAACGCAGTATGGTGCGGTTCGCCCAGTACGCTGCGGAGGCCGCGTCGAATCCGCAGTGCGAGCCCTGCGTCGAGCCCCTGGCTCAGGACGACCGATTCGAAGATTCCGAGTGGCAGCAGTGGCCTTTCAATGTCATCCATCAGGGTTTCCTGCTGACCCAGCAGTGGTGGCAGGAAGCCTCCACCGGTGTGCCTGGCATGACCCGGCATCATGACGAGGTGGTCACCTTCATCGGCCGGCAGCTGCTGGACATGGTTTCCCCGGCCAACAATCCCTGGACCAATCCGGTGGTGATGAAACGTACCCTCGAGCAGGGCGGACGCAACCTGCTCGAAGGCGCCGCCAATGCCCAGGAGGATATTCAGCGTTTCGTCAATCATCAGCCGCCGGTGGGGGCGGAAAAGTTCACTCCCGGCGAGGCCGTGGCCGTTACCCCGGGCAAGGTGATTTACCGCAATCAGTTGATCGAGCTGATTCAGTACAGCCCGACCACGGGCAAGGTGCAGAAGGAGCCGCTGCTGATCATTCCCGCCTGGGTGATGAAGTACTACATTCTCGATCTTTCCCCGGAAAACTCCCTGGTACGCTATCTGGTGGATCAGGGCCATACGGTGTTCATGGTGTCCTGGAAGAATCCCGGCAGCGCGGAGCGGGATTTGGGCCTCGAGGATTACCGCGAACTCGGCATCATGGAGGCGCTGGAGGCGGTCAACGCCGTGGTGCCGAATCAGAAGGTGCACGCGGTGGGCTACTGTCTGGGAGGCACTCTGCTCTCCATCGCCGCGGCGGTGATGGCCCGACAGGAAGACGATCGCCTGGCCAGCCTCACCCTGTTCGCCAGCCTGACGGACTTCGAGGAAGCCGGGGAGCTTGAGCTGTTCATCGACGACAGCCAGGTGCATTTCCTGGAAGACGCCATGCGCGAACAGGGTTATCTGGAAGACTGGCAGATGAAGGGTGCCTTTCAGTTGCTGCAGTCCAACGACCTGATCTGGTCTCGGGTGGTGCGGGAATATCTGATGGGCGAACGCATGGGCACCTTCGATCTGATGGCCTGGAGCACCGATGGCACCCGCATGCCCTACCGCATGCACTCCGAATATCTGCGCCGGCTCTATCTGGCCAACGAACTGGCCTTGGGGCGCTATCGCACCAACGATCATCCGGTGCTGCTCGGCGACATCACCCTGCCCGGGTTTCTGGTCGCCACCCGCAAGGACCATATCGCCCCCTGGCGCTCGGTGTATCGCAATCAGCTGCTGCTGGGCGGCGACCTCACCTTCGTGCTGACCAGCGGCGGCCACAACGCCGGGGTGGTCAGCGAGCCCGGGCACAAGCACCGGGTCTATCAGATCGCCGACAAGCCTGCGGACGCCCCCTACGTGGGCGCCCATACCTGGTACGAGCAGGTGCCGGAACGGGAAGGTTCCTGGTGGCCGGAGTGGCAGGCCTGGCTGCTGGAGCATTCCAGCGGCGAAACCACGCCGCCGTCCATGGGCAATCCCGACAAGGGTTACGCGCCCATCGAGGATGCCCCGGGGCGCTATGTTTTGGAAAGATAG
- a CDS encoding SDR family oxidoreductase, translating into MQLKDKIIAITGAAGGLGRAMAVRLSRCGAMPVLLDMNEDGLEQVRQECEQAGAKARTYIVDITQEDQVVKTFKQLIEDCGGLHGVVNNAGVTADGLLVKAKDGQVEKTLSLEDWDKVSQIDMRGVFLCAREAAARMIEQDEGEAPQMRGVIVNISSISRAGNVGQTNYSAAKSGVAAMTVTWANELARHGIRVAAIAPGFCQTAMVEKMPDKAREKLEASIPLKRLGEPDEIAHAVQFAFENDYFNGRVLEVDGGLRL; encoded by the coding sequence ATGCAACTCAAGGACAAGATCATCGCGATCACCGGCGCCGCCGGCGGCCTGGGCCGAGCCATGGCGGTCCGCCTGAGCCGATGCGGCGCAATGCCGGTACTGCTGGACATGAACGAGGATGGCCTGGAGCAGGTCCGCCAGGAATGCGAGCAGGCCGGCGCCAAGGCCAGAACCTATATCGTCGATATCACCCAGGAAGACCAGGTGGTGAAAACCTTCAAGCAGCTGATAGAAGACTGCGGCGGCCTGCACGGAGTGGTCAACAACGCCGGGGTCACCGCGGATGGTCTGCTGGTCAAGGCCAAGGACGGCCAGGTGGAGAAGACGCTTTCTCTGGAGGACTGGGACAAGGTCTCACAGATCGACATGCGCGGCGTCTTTCTGTGCGCCCGGGAAGCAGCGGCTCGGATGATCGAGCAGGATGAAGGAGAAGCGCCCCAGATGCGCGGGGTGATCGTCAATATCTCCAGCATCAGCCGCGCCGGCAATGTCGGCCAGACCAATTACTCCGCCGCCAAGTCCGGAGTGGCCGCCATGACCGTGACCTGGGCCAATGAACTGGCGCGCCACGGCATTCGGGTCGCCGCCATTGCTCCGGGGTTCTGCCAGACCGCCATGGTCGAGAAGATGCCGGACAAGGCCAGGGAGAAACTCGAAGCGAGCATCCCCCTCAAGCGCTTGGGAGAGCCGGACGAGATCGCTCACGCGGTGCAGTTCGCCTTCGAGAACGACTATTTCAACGGGCGAGTACTGGAAGTGGACGGCGGCCTGCGCCTGTAA
- a CDS encoding metal ABC transporter ATP-binding protein: MARLTLEHLHLAQGGRSVLEDVNGAFPDGAITVLIGPNGAGKSTLIQAIMGLLRPISGRITCRVPKERRAWLPQQLALDLSFPISVEELVMTGTWPSHGALAGYCGPHYRKAREVMKRLGISHLAHRALGELSGGQRQRALIGRTLMQEAELLLLDEPFANVDQETVEVLTQVLRDMAREGATLLVVVHDREQLAKLADQVLALSHGRARWLDPQTTLSSRALDQGQPAPTMPFAFADSF, encoded by the coding sequence ATGGCCAGACTGACCCTCGAACATCTGCATCTGGCCCAGGGCGGACGCAGCGTGCTGGAAGATGTCAACGGCGCCTTTCCGGACGGTGCCATCACCGTTTTGATCGGGCCCAACGGTGCCGGCAAGAGCACCCTGATACAGGCCATCATGGGCCTGCTCAGGCCGATTTCCGGGCGGATAACCTGCCGGGTACCCAAGGAACGCCGAGCCTGGCTGCCCCAGCAACTGGCCCTGGATCTGAGCTTTCCGATCAGCGTCGAGGAACTGGTGATGACCGGCACCTGGCCAAGCCACGGCGCGCTTGCCGGCTACTGCGGCCCTCATTATCGCAAGGCCCGGGAAGTCATGAAGCGCCTGGGAATTTCTCATCTCGCCCATCGTGCCTTGGGAGAGCTTTCCGGCGGCCAGCGCCAGCGGGCGCTGATCGGTCGTACCCTGATGCAGGAGGCGGAGCTGCTGCTGCTCGACGAGCCCTTCGCCAACGTGGATCAAGAAACCGTCGAAGTGCTGACCCAGGTGCTGCGGGACATGGCCCGGGAAGGCGCCACCCTCCTGGTGGTGGTTCACGATCGGGAACAGCTCGCCAAGCTGGCGGATCAGGTGCTGGCGCTTTCTCACGGTCGGGCTCGCTGGCTCGATCCTCAGACAACACTCTCTTCGCGGGCGCTAGATCAAGGCCAGCCCGCGCCTACGATGCCTTTCGCCTTCGCGGATTCCTTTTGA
- a CDS encoding metal ABC transporter permease encodes MFDQLHALLLAPFDYGFMRRALVAGLALSLAAPALGVFLTLRGMSLIGDAMAHAILPGVALGFLLAGFSLPAMSLGGVLSGLMVAALSGSVSQMTGHKEDSAMASFYLISLAAGVMLVSLGGSSVDLTHVLFGSILAVNTTALLLIAAVCSVTVALLAALFRALVVECLDPLFLRGQGAHNGLIQGVFLGLVVLNLTAGFQTLGTLMAVGLMMLPATAARFWSKRLEGLIGLGTLFAMFASTGGLLLSYHLDLPSGPSIILLAGGIYLLSALLGRHNSLRARLHRKAVSRESGEEEARV; translated from the coding sequence ATGTTCGATCAACTGCATGCCCTGCTACTCGCCCCTTTCGACTACGGTTTCATGCGCCGCGCTCTCGTCGCCGGGCTGGCGCTTTCCTTGGCCGCACCGGCGCTGGGGGTCTTTCTGACCCTGCGCGGCATGAGTCTGATCGGCGATGCCATGGCCCACGCCATCCTGCCCGGGGTGGCCCTGGGCTTTCTGCTGGCGGGATTCTCCCTGCCGGCGATGAGCCTGGGGGGCGTGCTTTCCGGGCTCATGGTGGCGGCACTGTCCGGCAGCGTTTCCCAGATGACCGGCCACAAGGAAGACTCCGCCATGGCGAGCTTCTATCTGATCTCGCTCGCGGCGGGGGTCATGCTGGTGTCCCTGGGCGGCAGCAGCGTGGATCTGACCCACGTGCTGTTCGGCTCGATCCTGGCGGTGAATACCACCGCGCTTCTATTGATCGCCGCGGTGTGCAGCGTCACGGTGGCCTTGCTAGCGGCGCTGTTTCGCGCCCTGGTGGTGGAATGCCTCGATCCTTTGTTCCTGCGCGGCCAGGGAGCTCATAACGGCCTGATCCAAGGGGTTTTCCTGGGACTGGTGGTGCTTAATCTGACCGCCGGCTTCCAGACCCTGGGCACATTGATGGCGGTGGGTCTGATGATGCTTCCCGCCACTGCGGCGCGCTTCTGGTCGAAGCGCCTGGAGGGGCTGATCGGCCTGGGCACGCTATTCGCCATGTTCGCCAGCACCGGTGGCCTGTTGCTTTCCTATCATCTCGACCTGCCCTCCGGCCCCAGCATCATCCTGCTGGCCGGCGGGATCTATCTGCTATCGGCCCTGTTGGGGCGACACAATAGCCTGCGGGCGCGGCTACACCGCAAGGCCGTTTCCCGGGAAAGCGGCGAAGAGGAGGCTCGCGTATGA
- a CDS encoding metal ABC transporter solute-binding protein, Zn/Mn family, translating into MRRYMAGLVGMIVMIGVMASPTQAQEEAKPIPVVASFSVLADMIEQIGGDHVEVTSLVGPDSDSHAYSPSPRDARRIKQAQLVVFNGLQLEGWMARLLEAGDYGGVKVIASQGVATREDIEVEQEGHAAHAHDDHHHGDADPHAWLDAQRGKQYVINIRDGLIEADPAHAADYRKQADAYLAELETLDQEIHRLIETIPENQRLVVTNHDAFGYFGDAYGIRFLSPLGINTAAAPSARVMAQLIDTLREQGVKALFHENITNPSLIDQLAEESGLPIAGTLYSGALAREGEASHYSGMLRHNTRVIHEALGNTE; encoded by the coding sequence ATGAGACGTTATATGGCCGGTCTGGTCGGCATGATCGTGATGATTGGCGTCATGGCTTCACCGACCCAGGCGCAGGAGGAGGCGAAACCCATTCCGGTGGTGGCGAGTTTCAGCGTGCTGGCGGATATGATCGAACAGATCGGCGGCGATCACGTCGAGGTGACCTCCTTGGTGGGGCCGGACAGCGACAGCCATGCCTATTCCCCCAGCCCCCGGGACGCTCGGCGTATCAAGCAGGCGCAGCTGGTGGTGTTCAACGGGCTGCAACTCGAGGGATGGATGGCTCGGCTGCTGGAGGCCGGCGACTACGGCGGCGTAAAAGTGATTGCCAGCCAGGGCGTGGCGACCCGCGAGGATATAGAGGTGGAGCAGGAAGGCCACGCCGCTCACGCCCATGACGATCACCATCACGGCGACGCGGACCCTCACGCCTGGCTGGATGCGCAGCGAGGCAAGCAGTACGTTATCAATATCCGCGACGGCCTGATCGAGGCGGATCCGGCTCACGCGGCGGACTATCGCAAGCAAGCCGACGCCTACCTGGCGGAACTCGAGACACTGGACCAGGAGATTCACCGCCTGATCGAGACCATTCCCGAGAACCAGCGGCTGGTAGTCACCAACCACGATGCCTTCGGCTATTTCGGCGACGCTTACGGGATAAGATTTCTTTCGCCCCTAGGCATCAATACCGCCGCCGCCCCCTCCGCCCGGGTCATGGCCCAGTTGATCGATACCCTGCGGGAACAGGGCGTGAAGGCACTGTTTCATGAAAACATCACCAACCCCAGCCTGATCGACCAACTTGCCGAGGAAAGCGGCCTGCCCATCGCCGGCACCCTGTATTCCGGCGCCTTGGCCAGGGAAGGCGAAGCCAGCCACTATAGCGGCATGCTGCGCCACAATACCCGGGTGATTCACGAGGCCCTGGGAAATACGGAGTAA
- a CDS encoding nucleotidyltransferase family protein, with the protein MRLTEEQKARLLAEVHDAVGVACDVRLFGSRLDDSRRGGDLDLLLITRSPLPRLQVAELKQSLEEVLYLPVDIVTYTQGTEPTPFQAIALAQARSLDAKDAA; encoded by the coding sequence ATGCGACTTACCGAAGAGCAGAAAGCCAGACTTCTTGCCGAGGTACATGATGCGGTAGGCGTAGCCTGTGACGTGCGCCTTTTCGGCTCGCGCCTCGACGACAGCCGCCGCGGCGGCGATCTGGATCTGCTGCTGATCACTCGGTCCCCCCTGCCCCGACTGCAGGTCGCCGAACTCAAGCAGTCGCTCGAGGAAGTCCTGTATCTGCCTGTCGATATCGTCACTTATACACAGGGCACGGAACCGACTCCGTTTCAGGCCATCGCCCTGGCCCAGGCTCGCTCTCTTGATGCAAAGGATGCCGCATGA
- a CDS encoding ABC transporter ATP-binding protein gives MLEFRQVHKAYATPQGPLEVLEGVDLELAAGESLALMGESGSGKSTLLHLAAGLDVPDRGDILLDGKRLSSLAEPARAALRRERLGLVFQQFHLIPSLSVRDNLTLQARLAEREDPDWTTMLLERLGLANMAGRYPEQLSGGQQQRLAIGRALALRPALLLADEPTGNLDEASADSVLALLGELVAESRCALLMVTHSARVAAPMDRRLILKRGQLCSA, from the coding sequence ATGCTCGAGTTCCGCCAGGTTCACAAGGCCTATGCCACGCCGCAGGGGCCACTTGAGGTACTCGAGGGAGTCGATCTCGAGCTGGCGGCGGGGGAAAGCCTGGCGCTGATGGGGGAATCCGGCAGCGGCAAGTCGACGCTGCTGCACCTGGCGGCGGGGCTGGACGTGCCGGACCGAGGCGACATCCTGCTCGACGGCAAGCGGCTTTCCTCCCTGGCGGAGCCGGCCCGGGCGGCGCTGCGGCGCGAGCGGCTGGGGCTGGTGTTCCAGCAGTTCCACCTGATTCCAAGCCTGAGCGTACGCGACAACCTGACCCTGCAGGCCCGGCTGGCGGAGCGGGAGGATCCGGACTGGACCACCATGCTTCTTGAACGTCTGGGGCTTGCCAACATGGCCGGGCGTTATCCTGAACAGCTTTCCGGCGGGCAGCAGCAGCGCCTGGCCATCGGTCGCGCTCTGGCTCTCCGTCCGGCCCTGCTGCTGGCGGATGAACCCACCGGCAACCTGGACGAGGCCAGCGCAGACAGCGTGCTGGCCCTGCTGGGGGAACTGGTGGCGGAAAGCCGCTGCGCCCTGCTGATGGTCACCCATAGCGCTCGGGTGGCGGCGCCCATGGATCGCCGTCTGATACTGAAGCGGGGCCAGCTATGCAGCGCCTGA
- a CDS encoding FtsX-like permease family protein — translation MQRLRVVLITLLAHYRRHPGQLAMLLVGLWVASALWSGVQAINASARDSYARAEALFSTQLDSIQRRNGQPLTIENYAALRRAGQPVSPLLEGRITLANGERLDVMGIDPLSLPAGSGWQSTDDATDLTAFVTPPWRTRLAPDTLARLGTNENEQAVPGSRPRLENGQRLPPLEIVASLPPDTLIMDIAPAAALLERGNTIDRLLVAPDQPTDLPSAFQRQAGDQLPAPDQLTGSFHLNLTAMGLLALVVGFLIVHAALGLALEQRLDMLRTLRALGVSGRELTLALGLEMLLIGLLGAVLGVISGVWIAGALLPDVASTLRSLYDAQVGVRLSLPWYYWLGGVAITLGGLATAGLGMLWRTARLNVLALGQAQAWRGGFRRQLGRMTLGGGLLWLIALGLYLWLLGRPAGEGLVSGFLMVGAALLGSALLLPRLLAWLLAKLTGRENHPLRQWALADTQLQLPKLSLAMMALLLALAANLGVSSMVGGFRLTFLDWLDQRLVADIYLRPGEERYTEVLDWLEARSDIIALLPNRQTEARLDAGKQSRPVSIDGITPAPALTERWPLLDTLDGREQAWQSVAEGASLINEQLAIAAGLELGQKIILATSRGPFETRIVGVYPDYGNPREEMVLAESLVASRFQAPPDSVGLVLEESSDGESLLADLDRRFGADSVSVIDRRGIRELAIEIFERTFTITRALNALTLGVAALALFTSLLAQARTRRAQLAPLWALGVPRRPLALVSLVQLGGLALVTALVAIPLGIALTWALVAVINVAAFGWRLPLHVFPLQILWTLGLAVLVAWLAALLPAWRLWRIPPRALLAEFEGK, via the coding sequence ATGCAGCGCCTGAGGGTCGTGCTGATCACCCTGCTGGCCCATTACCGCCGCCATCCGGGGCAGCTGGCCATGCTGCTGGTAGGGCTGTGGGTAGCCAGCGCCCTGTGGAGCGGCGTGCAGGCGATCAATGCCTCCGCTCGGGACAGCTACGCTCGCGCCGAGGCGCTGTTCAGCACCCAGTTGGACAGCATTCAGCGGCGCAATGGCCAACCCCTGACTATCGAAAATTATGCCGCCCTGCGTCGCGCCGGGCAGCCGGTATCGCCGCTGCTGGAAGGCCGGATCACCCTGGCCAACGGCGAACGCCTGGACGTGATGGGCATCGATCCCTTGAGCCTGCCGGCGGGAAGCGGCTGGCAAAGTACCGATGATGCCACGGACCTGACCGCCTTCGTCACGCCCCCCTGGCGCACCCGCTTGGCCCCGGATACGCTGGCGCGTCTCGGCACCAATGAGAACGAGCAGGCGGTGCCGGGCAGCCGCCCACGTCTGGAAAACGGACAGCGCCTGCCGCCGCTGGAAATCGTCGCCAGCCTGCCGCCGGATACGCTGATCATGGATATCGCCCCGGCGGCGGCACTTCTCGAGCGCGGCAACACCATCGACCGGCTGCTGGTGGCGCCGGATCAACCCACGGATCTGCCCTCAGCGTTTCAACGCCAGGCCGGCGACCAGTTGCCGGCGCCGGATCAGCTGACCGGGAGCTTTCATCTCAACCTCACCGCCATGGGACTGCTGGCGCTGGTGGTGGGTTTCCTGATCGTTCACGCGGCCCTGGGGCTGGCCCTGGAGCAGCGTCTGGACATGCTGCGCACCCTGCGCGCCCTCGGCGTGTCCGGGCGCGAGCTGACCCTGGCCCTGGGTCTGGAGATGCTGCTGATTGGTCTGCTGGGCGCGGTGCTCGGCGTGATCAGCGGCGTATGGATCGCCGGCGCCCTGCTGCCGGACGTCGCCTCGACTCTGCGCTCCCTCTACGATGCCCAGGTCGGCGTCCGGCTCTCTCTGCCCTGGTATTACTGGCTGGGCGGCGTCGCCATCACCCTGGGAGGGCTGGCCACCGCCGGGCTCGGCATGCTGTGGCGCACCGCTCGCTTGAACGTGCTGGCCTTGGGTCAGGCCCAGGCCTGGCGCGGCGGTTTTCGGCGCCAGCTAGGGCGTATGACCCTGGGCGGGGGCCTGCTGTGGCTGATCGCCCTGGGGCTGTACCTCTGGCTGCTAGGGCGGCCCGCCGGCGAAGGACTGGTAAGCGGCTTCCTGATGGTCGGCGCGGCGCTGCTGGGTAGCGCCCTGTTGCTGCCCCGCCTGCTGGCCTGGTTGCTTGCAAAACTAACCGGCCGCGAGAATCACCCTCTGCGCCAATGGGCATTGGCGGATACCCAACTGCAGCTACCCAAGCTGTCGCTGGCGATGATGGCGCTACTGCTGGCGCTTGCCGCCAACCTGGGGGTAAGCAGCATGGTCGGCGGCTTTCGCCTGACGTTTCTGGACTGGCTGGATCAGCGCCTGGTGGCGGATATCTATCTGCGCCCCGGGGAGGAGCGCTACACCGAAGTGCTCGACTGGCTGGAAGCTCGGTCGGATATCATCGCGCTATTGCCTAACCGCCAGACGGAAGCTCGACTCGACGCCGGCAAGCAGTCCCGCCCGGTGTCCATCGACGGCATCACCCCCGCTCCGGCCTTGACCGAACGCTGGCCGCTGCTGGATACGCTTGACGGTCGCGAGCAGGCCTGGCAGTCCGTCGCCGAGGGAGCGTCACTGATCAACGAGCAGTTAGCGATCGCCGCCGGCCTGGAACTCGGGCAAAAGATCATTCTCGCAACCTCCCGCGGGCCGTTCGAGACGCGTATCGTCGGCGTCTATCCGGATTACGGCAATCCGCGCGAGGAGATGGTGCTGGCGGAGTCGTTGGTGGCGTCCCGTTTTCAGGCGCCGCCGGATTCCGTGGGCCTGGTACTGGAAGAATCGAGCGACGGCGAGTCGCTGCTGGCGGATCTCGACAGGCGATTCGGCGCGGACAGCGTGTCGGTCATCGACCGGCGCGGCATCCGGGAGCTTGCCATCGAGATCTTCGAGCGTACCTTCACCATTACCCGGGCGCTCAACGCCCTGACCCTGGGGGTGGCAGCACTAGCGCTGTTCACCAGCCTGCTGGCCCAGGCAAGAACGCGGCGGGCGCAGCTCGCGCCGCTATGGGCGTTGGGCGTTCCTCGACGCCCCCTGGCGCTGGTGTCCCTGGTCCAGCTTGGCGGCCTGGCGCTCGTTACCGCCCTGGTCGCGATTCCTCTAGGTATCGCTCTGACCTGGGCCCTGGTGGCGGTGATCAACGTCGCCGCCTTCGGCTGGCGGCTGCCGCTTCACGTGTTTCCCCTGCAGATCCTCTGGACCCTGGGACTGGCGGTGCTGGTGGCCTGGCTGGCGGCACTCTTGCCCGCCTGGCGGCTATGGCGCATCCCGCCCCGGGCCCTGTTGGCGGAATTCGAAGGTAAATAG
- a CDS encoding lipocalin-like domain-containing protein, translating into MMTRWSNRLFWIALGPGLLLLAAVGWWSFREDDTAAESFAGLGETQEGFPQARPGTELRFPEDHGAHPDYRIEWWYLTANLRDAQGNPLGMQWTLFRQALAPPDANSAPVSPWQTRQLWMAHAALSKGDTHLVAERFARGDTGQAGVKLAPFRAWLDNWQLTSRVDDSQADAFSDMTLSVQAQDSDGEDFGYRLQLKAQGPLVAHGEAGFSQKSADGQGSFYYSQPFYRVEGEVTLNGENLPVSGQAWLDREWSSQLLGPTQSGWDWFSLHLKDGHRLMAFRLRGGGKDKDSAYVSGSWITPQGELTPLKNDEVTLTPLETRQVAGREVPTRWRLALPDQAREFIVTARNPNRWMGTSFPYWEGAVTVRNSGDGALAGEGYLEMTGY; encoded by the coding sequence ATGATGACGCGATGGTCGAACAGGCTCTTCTGGATCGCCCTTGGCCCCGGGCTGCTGCTCCTGGCAGCGGTGGGCTGGTGGAGCTTTCGTGAAGACGATACCGCTGCCGAGAGCTTCGCCGGGCTGGGCGAAACCCAGGAAGGCTTTCCCCAGGCGCGCCCGGGAACCGAACTGCGCTTTCCCGAGGATCACGGCGCTCATCCGGACTACCGCATCGAATGGTGGTATCTCACCGCCAACCTGCGCGACGCTCAGGGCAACCCCCTGGGCATGCAGTGGACCCTGTTCCGCCAGGCCCTGGCGCCGCCGGATGCAAATTCAGCGCCGGTATCGCCCTGGCAGACCCGCCAGCTATGGATGGCCCACGCGGCGCTTTCCAAGGGTGATACCCACCTTGTCGCGGAGCGCTTCGCCCGGGGCGACACCGGCCAGGCCGGCGTGAAGCTCGCCCCCTTTCGCGCCTGGCTGGACAACTGGCAGTTGACCAGTCGAGTAGATGATTCCCAGGCGGACGCCTTCTCGGATATGACCCTGAGCGTACAAGCCCAGGATAGCGATGGCGAGGATTTCGGCTATCGTTTGCAACTCAAGGCGCAAGGGCCGCTGGTCGCTCATGGCGAGGCGGGCTTCAGCCAGAAATCCGCGGATGGCCAGGGGTCCTTCTATTACAGCCAGCCGTTCTACCGGGTCGAAGGTGAAGTGACCCTGAACGGCGAAAACCTTCCGGTCAGCGGCCAGGCCTGGCTCGACCGGGAATGGAGCAGCCAACTGCTCGGTCCCACCCAGAGCGGCTGGGACTGGTTTTCGCTGCACCTGAAGGATGGCCACCGGCTGATGGCCTTTCGCCTGCGCGGCGGCGGCAAGGATAAAGACAGCGCCTACGTGTCCGGCAGCTGGATCACGCCGCAGGGCGAGCTGACGCCTCTGAAAAACGACGAGGTGACGCTGACGCCGCTGGAGACACGCCAGGTCGCCGGGCGCGAGGTACCGACCCGTTGGCGGCTGGCACTGCCGGATCAGGCGCGGGAATTTATCGTCACCGCCCGCAATCCCAATCGCTGGATGGGCACCAGCTTTCCCTACTGGGAAGGCGCCGTCACGGTAAGGAATTCAGGCGACGGCGCCCTGGCGGGCGAGGGTTATCTGGAAATGACCGGCTATTGA
- a CDS encoding DUF2945 domain-containing protein — translation MTKFKVGDHVTWNSEAGQVSGTIKKVHTQDFEYKGHKRRASEDEPQYEIKSDKTDHVAAHKEGTLKKTDG, via the coding sequence ATGACCAAGTTCAAGGTAGGCGACCATGTGACCTGGAATTCCGAAGCAGGCCAGGTGAGCGGCACCATCAAGAAAGTGCATACCCAGGATTTCGAGTACAAGGGGCATAAGCGGCGCGCCTCGGAAGACGAACCGCAATACGAAATCAAGAGCGACAAGACGGATCACGTCGCCGCGCACAAGGAAGGCACGTTGAAGAAAACGGATGGCTGA